The Branchiostoma lanceolatum isolate klBraLanc5 chromosome 3, klBraLanc5.hap2, whole genome shotgun sequence DNA segment GAAGGCTTTTTGGCGTCCGACATATAACGTTAGGACAGGtcttatgtttgtttgtttgtacatgtctCTCTGTTCTTTCGCCTCTCTCTCTAGCCACTTTTACACACACGCCCCCGCACACTAATGCCGCACATATGAACATATCGGCTAGGCTAGATGTTTGTATGGGCACGTTTTTTGGTGGTTCACCTTTATCACTTAGTGCCTTCAGAAAAATACGGACACGAGAAGCAGAATCCATACGCCCACCTGGAGATTGAGATTGTGTAAAGCGGACAATTGTTTGCCCTAAGGATAAGGGGCTATTGCACTGGTGCAAACTTTGCGCTTATTCGAAAGGTCCCTTGTATTGGTAGTTATTTGACGACCGAAGACGTTTTATTATCACATTGTGCATTGTGAGTTATGGCTGACGAATATTTCATCCTTACAACCCTTAAAAAATCGAACACCCAGGAATCCACAACTTAGACCAAAGTTTGCGCTCATTTGAAATGTCTCTTCAGTTGGTAGGTACTTGCCGACTGAAGATGGAAAATCAAGATTTCATAGGATGGACATTGcacctacatgtgtatgtagaaAAATCATCAATAAACAAGTGACCATCACTTATCAGCATTTAATGCATTATCCACATATTCATAAAATCAAATAGATGGAACTGCACATAGTACGATATTTCCAAATTCCAATTATTCTAGGCTACACAATTCAGTGTCATCTTGAAATAACTTAAATTGGTACATTTCCAGCAATAATGATATTATTGCAACACAAATAATTCAGACCTTTACAAGAAGAGCAACATATAAGGTAATAGATATTTCAAATTATCACAAGTTTATCCTTAAAACATTTAAATGGGTAGAAACTCAACTGACTGATTGAGTACCTAAAAAAGTACAATGCTAACATAACAGTGAGTTGCTGTATGTAATGAAAAGTAGTCATACATAATAATGCACCCCTCCTAACATAATATGCATGTAGCAACTTCTATTCTTTCTATAATCACTATACATatattgcaaaataaaaaaatgcatttattaTCTAAATCAAACATTATCACAGTGGACATTCAATGTTTTATATGCACTGCTCAGATAAAAAATAACTTAAGATTCAACCATTCACCAGATACTAGTGAAACATATTCATATGTTTGGCTTTAGCTGTTCTATGCCATGTGACAAGACATAATAATGTATCGAGACATCAAATGGTGTTCAAATGCCGTTAACAACCACAATCTTTATGACTACTtttacaaaacagaacaaataaTCATACTGGTTTCAAAACTCAGCACTGAATTTTTTCTTACAATAACAAGCACAAGGTTACGTATTCTGGTGCATGTGGTAGAAGTGATCTTTGTCTTTGAGTGGAACTACTTTCTCTGTTTGCCCTTTGACCTGGGTTGTTTACGTTTCTCTTCTTCTGCAGCCTTGCGTAACTCGTCGGCGTCCTCCTGTATGGCCAAACGGGCACTGCAGGGAGACATATAGAATCATGGTTATAGTAGTCATGGGCAACATTTTACATCTATGACTATGAGTGATCAAtacataatttgaatatcatcaTGAATATAAGAAAAATACATGATTTTAGCCTGTACAACTCTACTTGGAGTGTCCggaatacataatacataatacacTTGAGTGGCTTGAGCCATTTATGGACTGATTTgcaggaaaagaaagaaagacagctAAAACTGCAATTCCATAAGACTTAGTTTGTTTCCTTTGCACCCCGGTAAATTGCCCAATGGCgtaaacacaccaggtttgtaatgaacagtacaagctgcatatctggacagattcatatgatccactcacactgggaaggacccctactcttttcgataagtgtggagggttcttttacgtgttcggggtgtggctctcctcaaacacgtcctatccgaggaacgagctcgtgtaaagtgccttttccaatggCACAATGTCAATGGGACAAGTCAGGGGAtcccagattcgaacccaggacctctgggttcaaAACCCCGCCAATGCACCATCAAAGAGGTCATTCGGATTTTCATCTGAAGTGAATACTGACTGTTGGCCATGTGCACTGTATCCATATGATATCCAGTCCTATGTTGCCCCAACTAGAATACACCAATAACAACTCTGAAAGTTTAGAACACAGAAAACAAGAGTGGTCTGACCTCCTGGCCTCTTCCTGCATGACTTGTCTGAAGTTTGACTCCATGCTTGCAATCTCACGGTCGCTCTCGTAACGGTACCTGAACATGGTGACAAGGGTATAGAGGAGCAAAGTAAGTATATAGAGAATActacatggtgtattccgcatcacccgaggtaccaacCTGGCTTGCGGGAGGGCTGATGCAGATCTAGAATACAACTTCTTTTTAAGTTGTAGCCATCTGAGAACACAGACATTTCAttgcaaaatgcaaaacaaatttgTGTTCTCAGAGTGAGAATTCCAACGTCTGaatcctgtttcaaattttccacagCGGAGCATGCCACACACACAAAGCGCATTGTAACTAATctatatataaggagaaattcaaactctacaactggataaaaattcggagatttatttccggacgtttcgagtgacatccatcactcttcttcagcgtcactaaagggaactagcagaacgaaccagtacttatatacaataactagaaaaaacggattttacatggcaaatcacagtcatgcataagcgacattgtaatgtaaaataagttcggaagattcctatggtaagaccagtatataagtactggttcgttGTGCTAGTTccctttagtgacgctgaagaagagtgatggatgtcactcgaaacgtccggaaataaatctccgaatttttatccagttgtagagtttgaatttctccttatatattgtttacctggatgtctaccctTCACAAACGTAACTAATCTATAGAAACCTGTGTGATAAAAATAGAGCTTGTGCATGGGATACTGTAAAATACAATTATCGAATGTTATCAAGGCCAAGATCATCAAGACACAGATCATaacatgtaaatacaaataTGCACTACTACAAAGCCAATAGATCTGAAGTAGAATTTTGTACAGGACTTACTTTCTCTTGTCGTATCCAAAGATCTCCCGGATGTACTTGGAATAGTCCACATCCTCGTTTGAGTCGTCAATGAAGTCATCCGACTCCTCTTCAGAGTCGTCGTATCTTCTCTTCATCCCTGTGGTGACGGGGTTATACGGGATCATGTGAGAAGGATTGATAAGATTTTAACTGGCTTATATACAAAACACTTTACTGAGAGTTGACCAGGGCTCATCCCTCTATTCCGGGATGGAAACTTGGTTGTAGGGATGGACAGAAATTTCACTGTTTGTCCCTGTGGAATGGGTGTAGCCGTGTACAGAAAAAATCTGATCTTCATCACAGGAAAcctaattttgccttttccagcaGGCTGCTTCAATTTTAAAAATGTGCTTACGAAAACGTGGGAAATAGCATTTCGGAGGGTTGGAATATCCTTCATGTCCCAGGGGAGTATGCCCCCAGACCCCCCTTAGTTTTGTGAGTGAAATTGACACTCACCCAGGGCCAAGGGTACTTTTACCTTGAATCATCAATGTCATTAATACAAAGTGAGACAATTTacagctgaagacagccctagaCTACTTTCTTTAAAAGCAAAAATCAAGAGAAATATGCATGACTGTATATTGTTCATATGTTACCTCTCCTCATGTCTTCATACCCTCTCCTTGGCGGAGGTTGTCGTGGCGGGCCCGTGGTCAGACGAGACGGGAGGCTTTCCACCACCAGAGTGCACTTGGGTTTGGAGGCACTTCCTGACACTGACACTGACCTTGACGTTGAGTCTTGTACCTCGCCTCTCCTGTTGTTGGGATGTACCACTTGTTTTGAGGAGGTAACAGACTTGTTTGTGCCATTGTGTGTAGACGAGCTTGGTCTCTTTGAAGCGTCACCTTTGCTTGTGCTGCTAGATTTATGTGTATCATTGGACGATTTTGACCCTGAGCCCCTTGATTTATCATTCTGAtgtcttgattttgattttgcacTAGAGCTGCCTGGTTCTGACCCTTTGGTGTCTAGATAGCGCCCTTTACTGTGGTACACATATCTGGGTTCTTCTTTTTCTACTTCTTCTACTTCATCATCGGAATCTGCTCCAAACAATTCCTCATGGATTTTTGGCAAGGGCACTGGTtcatctttcttcttctctgcCATCTTCATAAGATCTTGGAAGCTCATTGGTTTAGATGGAGGAGGAGGGGCCTTCTTCTTTGGAATCGGCCTATCAGGCGGTCTTTTAAAATCAGTCCGTTTCTTTTCTACATCTTCTCTTGGTGTCTTTAATTTTGATACCTTCTGCATGAATTGCATATGTTTGGCTTTATGTTCTTTGCTTTCGTACTTTTCTTCCTTTGTCTTTTTATCCTGAGGTTTTTCTGTTTTAGATGAGGTATTTGCAGAAGCCAAGCTCTTTACAATGTCcgtctttttccttttcttatttAGCACGTCTTGAGCCTCATCCATTCTCTTCTTGGCTTCAGTAGCTGAAAGttagaagtacaaatgtacacgtCAGGAAAATGTTGCATAACAAAATGTGATGTTAACTGGCCTATATCTAAAATACCTACCTAGTACTCTAAAAAGAAATAATAGGAGTTGACCAGGGATATCTCCAGGACCTATTCCTCTATCCCGGAATGGAAACTTGCTACCCACTATCTCCTAACGCACGCCCGAACCTTACgcgccagggctcgaaatagtgggtgcactagtgcacctagatatttttgtaggctataagtTAAAGGTACTATAGTACACTAGttaacagtatcagaaaaagcaaaataaccctttgttgcactttctttgatgcactacttgtctgaaaattggaggccatagaattacagattggagTTCTTAATTataagagcattaaactgtaATTAAGTTTTGCTTTTtgcttttattttatgtggagcacccaaatttctttctgtgcacctaattctcttgGTAGGGTGCACCAGTTCACCTACAAAAATGGATTTTCAGCCCTGCGCGCCTTACCATCCTGCCAGCCCCTGCAATCCAACCCTCCTCCACTATCCACTATCCagggtatactgtaaatgcaattaagttcacagggatttaatttcacctTAAATATTGGGGAGAAATTGgcatgttcgcggcggttttaaattcgcgtttGAACCAACaatagcgctatagtcacataatggaaacactggtgGCTTTACAGACAGCCAGTCAGACACCAAGATAGTTGCGTGTTCACCATAACAGGTGCCTTATAATActgtacaaggtacatgtacattaaaagttaaaatcctcccacaccataattgatgtatagggcggtgcccatctccgtttcatagccctggggccacactgtggtgcaatcactgcagcagggggctagtccactggcagtgtagtgtgtttaacttccatactgtttcataagtatgtaccatttttataaagtctttggtatgacttaatgcgcctcttgtccagaggtgccctacgtggggcttgaaccccagaccttctggtccaagtaatttgaaccagatgtggcagagtagcagaggcgcagaccactacaccacattACACAGTGCTTAAACAAGGGGGTACTAacagttcactgcgaaaaccacaaacataaaaccaccgcaaatatttttgcatttactACTTATTTGCTTGTGTAAGACTTAAGAGCAGTTTGAAACATTACCACGTTTTTTCTCCtcctcatgtttcttctccatGAGTGCCCTGATGGCAGCGGACTGGACAGACTTCGGTTTGGGCTTTACAATCTTCTTTGCAGGTTTGGCAGCAGTGCTGTACCTCTTTGTTGTGGACAGCTATAAATAACAATATAGAAAATTAtatcaatgaatgaattgattagttaaagaatgaataaaagaactttaaTGTACATTcatgctcttacaagctaagtatAGGTCATAGTGATAAAGCAGAAGTATAAAATATAAATACAGTGATACTAAAATATTACTACACCTACATACTGCTATAACACGTACGTACAGGTAGGTTCAATTTCGTCTCGCTTCTTTAGacagttgtagatgtatgaacatatggagcctgtaatacatggtttgtctAGTTCCATAAGGCATACAATTTTTTCTGTGATATTTAAACATCGTaaactaggaaacttatcttgtatacaattattagagagtttttttttcattgtgcaATTTGTTGTATAGTGTACAATCAATAAGAATGTGCTAGCATGATTAAATCTATACATGACTGTAAGATGTAAATGTCTCAAGTGACAATCTTAATAGTGACATTTGAAACAAAGGAAGTTAGAgatcaattttctttttgtatcaCTTTATCtttatactactactagtagtgcTACTTGTAATACATGCATGAAACAAGCATGTTTGAACACTAGAGAAGCGTGACAATTTAGTGTTCAATTCTGGAAACAGTTTCATATTTCTCCACACTCCCAGGTCTCATCATCAGCTGAAATTTGCATACATATCAGACAGTCTGAATAAGGCCCTGCCAGTTTGCTTACCACATCATTatgcatacctacatgtactttgcactaagaaattttcattgacattaGCACCTTTTTCTAAAACGTTTGTCATATACTTATCTTTGATCCCTTTGATCAAAGGTAAGTGCCAATCTAAGTACAGAAGGAGGCTACAAATATGGGAAAGGAGACAAGCATATGGTAGGCAACATTATTTATCATACAAAGAAAATCACTCTTAATATAATTCTTATGCCTTTGATTTTGAAGTTACGCCAAGTAGTGAAGAAATGAAGAATGCTGTACTCGGCTTTAAAATCACAGCCACAGAGAAGGAAGTATCAGTTACGTTTGCTGATCAAACAGCAAAACCGGATGCTAACATATGTATGATCGATCatttggtgcccccctccccaaaaaattCTTCTCAGACAATATCCAAACATTTCTCACCTCTTTCTCGGCATTCTTCTGCTTCTGGGCAGCGATATTTAGTAGGTCTTCGAAGTTCATGGTTTCTTCAGTTGTATAGTTCTTGTTTGATGAtcaaaagaaagagaaatttCGAGAAAAATAGCAACAATTTGGAAGAGGAACGTGAGTTTCTAATTCTACTTTCCCGTCGCCATCTTGGGGAACCAGCTGACGCGTGATGACGCAACTAGGACCGGAATAGCTCATAAGCGACACCTAGCGACAATTATCCGCGTAcaactgatgttttttttttgcctacagtAATCTGGCATAACTCCCATATCGGAGACTCTCTGATGGTGTAGAAGTTTCTGAGAACTTTCTGAGTTATCAGAACTCACTTCTGATTGGACAGAAGCGCTACGACGTATGGAAGTGGCGGAAAATCCTTGCAGCGCAAAATGACTGCACCTCTCCTCTTGGACCAGACAGACCAAGTCCTTGCATTCCAAATGTTGCTGATTTAACTTCCTTCCTGCACAGGATTAATAGAGTGGGTTAGCCAGTGTACCTTTTCGGTTTTATTGGTATGGATACCTTGGTCGGGACATAATGTTATATAtacgtaacgttacgtacaaactgatttaaaaaaaatttattttcttataaCTGCAGACAATTCAGGTAGATATCAAGATTTTccaacatacatttgtagctttgatcattatgcacatggaaaacatagttatattgcagtgttatgtaccaaagtgctggaATTTCTCTTAGAAAAAATAACATTAGGGGCAATagaatttgatgacgtcatccatatggtccaaaaaGTCGTATTTAGAATCTTTTCATGCCAAGCTATCAATATTTAGTACAACTTCATTATTGAGATAACAATGAGAAGTCAAAATGCAAATTTAGCCAGGGTACAAACCTTAAAAGAGTGAGACGAAATTCAAGATACAACGTCAATTTTTCTTGTAGTTTTCTCCGAGATAATATTCTACTGATGACGTAAGGCAGCGATGGAATGAAAGACAGAACGTCTAACGTTACCTGTATGACGATGGGTCCTGTTGAACAGTACTTTACCATGGTAAGTTTATTGTAACTTGCTCTAACACATACCTTGATTTAGGGTAGCTTCTGGAAAAATATTTGGTCGAAACAAGGACGAAACAATGGTTGATGCAGTCGCCAGGTGGCGCTAATCTTCTTTTACTACAAAAGACAAGTGAGCCATCTTACGGCAGTACTGACAAGCGCCAACTGATGGCGCTCGTCATATGGTGTGACTTTAATGTAATTTGAATACGTATGAATGGAGAGCAGGGCTTGTCTTACCTTTCCTTTGTTTGTCAtccactacatacatgtacccaaATCTTAACATATTTCTCACGCTTTAGCTGGTGCTTATAACTTCTTAGCAATGGGTACTTCATTTTACAACTTCGTTGATAAAAAATTTAGACCTGCCATTTTCGTCCCCAGGCCCATTGATTCCCGGGTTCACCTGTATTCAGGAACTGTGTGTACCCCGTCCCAACAAACCGCCAATCAAATGACGCTGTTGTTTATAGTGTGCCATGTGTCATTGAGAAGGGAACGTAGGATTGCAGCATACATCAGCGACAACTGGCACAGTACAGTACCCGCTCAGACATTGCCTAACCTATAGCCTTTTCTCTCACGTTACTGACTAGGACTGTTGTCGACAGTACGGTGTGGCGCCCGCCCACACGCATTCATTTTTGGACAGGAATGACCAGCGTCCGATCTTAGTTATTTTTCTTCCTTGACGTTTATTGCCGTTTTCTACACCAAGTATAAGTTACAGTAAAGGCGGGAGGACTAGAATTTACTTCCCAAGGTGGTGTGGACGTAGAAGAAGGGGTTTTCGCGATGTATCAAGGGGTGTTCTCGCCCGTAGCGTTCCCGCAACCGACAGTTTTCCGGCCGACTATCACCTTTCCGCCGCCGGCCCTCCAGCCAGCCACCACCTGTTCCACCCCGTtctacatggatgacatcctcaggGGCTATCACACGCACGCCGGCGGCTGCTACCTCCCGTCTCTCCCGCCCATATCCACAGCAAGCGGCCCGACCAGCCTACGGAGTTCGCCCTACGAACTGAGTCATAGTAATGGGTGTCTTTCTACGAGGAAATTTCCCGGCGTCAACGGAGGCTCACCTCATCACAACGGAAATAACGGAACTTTCCTCAAGTTTGGAGTGAACGCAATCCTGTCAGGAAAGCAAGGTAAGGAATTGAATAAATCTTTTACCATTTTGATGACAAGAACATCTTTTAAAGATATTACCAGATATGTGCTATccacaaaatgttttcaaaaagtAGATATCAACAGGCGTGATGAGATTTAAAAAGGGAAATTTTTATTTATGAAAAAGACAGTTCATATTCGAAGCGACCCTTTTTTCTGACTTTTCCGTTCCAGTGCTTTGAAAGACCTTTGCTAAGTAACCGAACAACAAAATTTCCGAGGCAAAACTGATATTCGCATTGTGCCTTGTCATAAACATGTAACAAACCGAAAATATCAGTTGACATTTATATACTATGAAACAGATGTTACATCTACtatcataattccaccagggtacataatttcgccaccctgaaaagatccgtccaaacagatctccaacctaacGTCCCCCAGTGTAATACACTTCTGTCCTAAACTGTGCACACccggggtgctgcactagagatctcgcattccactgtttttcaaagtggcggatttatgtaacccagcgga contains these protein-coding regions:
- the LOC136430032 gene encoding protein SPT2 homolog; amino-acid sequence: MNFEDLLNIAAQKQKNAEKELSTTKRYSTAAKPAKKIVKPKPKSVQSAAIRALMEKKHEEEKKRATEAKKRMDEAQDVLNKKRKKTDIVKSLASANTSSKTEKPQDKKTKEEKYESKEHKAKHMQFMQKVSKLKTPREDVEKKRTDFKRPPDRPIPKKKAPPPPSKPMSFQDLMKMAEKKKDEPVPLPKIHEELFGADSDDEVEEVEKEEPRYVYHSKGRYLDTKGSEPGSSSAKSKSRHQNDKSRGSGSKSSNDTHKSSSTSKGDASKRPSSSTHNGTNKSVTSSKQVVHPNNRRGEVQDSTSRSVSVSGSASKPKCTLVVESLPSRLTTGPPRQPPPRRGYEDMRRGMKRRYDDSEEESDDFIDDSNEDVDYSKYIREIFGYDKRKYRYESDREIASMESNFRQVMQEEARSARLAIQEDADELRKAAEEEKRKQPRSKGKQRK